TCCAAGATTCTCAGCCTTCGGTGGCGTCTTCTGCATCACCGGCGGCTTCTTCTGTCGCGGCGCCTTCTTCGGTGCCGGCACCGCGCAACTCGCCCATCCTGTCTTCGACTTTCTCGCGGACGTCTCCGGCGACGTCTTTTGCCTTGTCGAAGGCTTCCGCTGCAGCGTCTTTTGCCTTGTCCACCATCGGCGCGGCTTTCTCACCGAGGTCTTCCGCCATTTCCTTGGCCTTGTCCACCATCGGCGCGGCTTTCTCACCGAGGTCTTCCGCCAATTCCTTGGCCTTGTCTGCAGCTTCGACAGCCTGCTCTTTTGCCTTTCCAAACAGGCCCTTGAGTGTGTCCGCGAATCCCATACCGTTCTCCTCTCTGGCTCTACTGAGGAGAATACGTGATGGAGAAGACAAGTGCTCCCGAATCATCGAACAGAATGACTATGTCCCCTTCGTTGTTCCAGATCGGACCGTC
This is a stretch of genomic DNA from Gammaproteobacteria bacterium. It encodes these proteins:
- a CDS encoding YtxH domain-containing protein, which produces MGFADTLKGLFGKAKEQAVEAADKAKELAEDLGEKAAPMVDKAKEMAEDLGEKAAPMVDKAKDAAAEAFDKAKDVAGDVREKVEDRMGELRGAGTEEGAATEEAAGDAEDATEG